One Channa argus isolate prfri chromosome 17, Channa argus male v1.0, whole genome shotgun sequence genomic window, gggagctggctgggtgAAATCTACATAATATCTGGGTCAACTAACTAGGGCATTTGCATTCTTACATGCAGGAATAATATCTGGATAAACTCAGGATTACTGTCCACATCCAAAAGGGTCAATAACAACAATGAGATACGTTTGCTGTGATGCTACTCTACAACTCTACCTCTGGTCAGGATGGATCAGTGGTTCAGTGCTGCAGTTTGGGCTAGAGTCAGGTTGGtgactgttgctgctgctgttttgtgttgGCGATACAGTCACTGCAGAAGGAGCAGGAGTCACTGatggtgaggaaaaaaaatcaacacagCAGTAAGACACAACTACTGCAGGTGTTTTTTAAGGTCTAAAGTAAAAAAGGTATTTCTGCCATATAtaataaagagacaaaatacGATTATAGAAAAAAGTTACCAGAATTTTCTCCATTCCTGTTAGGAATAACTTTCTagagatggaaaaataaaaaaagttatgaaCACAGGAAAAACATGCCGTTAATTTGATTTCGTTTGCTTTACTTTTGGCTTTTACCTTCTCTGCTGTGTCTGAACGTCTTGTTCTTTTCATGATCTCCTCCAGACGCTGGtgattagaaaaacaaaaaaagagcttgtagTTACACTGTACATTTGAAACAATTATAGAATATAACATGAGCGTGCGTCACCTTTTTTCTCTCAAGGCGCTCAGCCTCTTctttctggaagtgtttctctctctccttcctaagtcgctctgcctcctctctctgccgagactcctcttcctctttctaaagcacaaacacacaggtctACTGGGTTTGCTTGGAAGGGTTTGGTAAGTTTATTctttagtttaaatttaaaaaaatgtttaagtgaAGACTTTCTCTGACCTGTTTTTGAAGACtttctgcctcctctctctccttttgaagtttctcttcctctgcctttctctcctcctcctctttccttctcctctcctccaacTGCTGCTGaatctcctcctccctcttcgCTCGCTCCTCTGCCTTTCTGCGAGCCATCTCTTCCTTTGCTAACCTGTCCAGACAGGCAAAAGATTCAAAGTCAAGtatgaaaacatacacaaatCTTCTGCATCATCCATCCACCTACACTCTTTCCAGAtctcacacatattcacacagaCAAAGGCAGTGTACCTCGACTGCTCCTCCTGCAGCCtccgctcctcctcctctctctccctttgctCGCGGGCCAGCCGCCTTTTCTCAGTCAGGATGCGACTTGCTTCCTCTGGATCAGTTGTACCAGCTGAGGGCCTCTGGCCTGGAGGACTACTTACACTCTCTAAAAGACATCATAAAAGGGGATTCTAACCCACGGTTTTTattagcaaataaaaacttaaccTAAACTTTAACCAACCAGGCTAGATGTGAGCTGTTGTTTGGAAACTCACCGCTGGCTGCTGGTGGTGTTGTTAGCGTCTGCTCGGCTGAGGTCTTGTTCTGACCCAGCGGCTGAGGTCGAGGTTTAAGAGGACTAAGAACCTGCGCCTTCTCTTCCTGTTGGATTCTGGTGGGCGTTGGTGGTCGGGGGCTCTGAGGTGTAATCCTTACAGGACGAATGTTTCCGGGGTCTTCTGCCCCCGGAGACTTAAGCAGCTTCGGCGTGGGGGGACGTCCTGCTGGCTTCTGGGGAGACCTGTTTGCCGGAGGAAGAGAAGCATTTAgtaacaaattacaaatttaaagcaaatatgCCATATCATTATTTATACATCTCTCTACTCCCAGTTATCCACAACATCGCTCTACAACTCTGTACACACTTCATTTTGGGGCTAACATGGGCACTATTCTCCTACCTGCCAGGGGAGGGTGCTGTAAACTTGATGTTCCTCTTGCCTGGAGAAGAGGAGCGTTTGTTGGGGGGCAAACTCAGAATGGGAGCCAGTGGGAGTGATAGGTTGCTCCATGACTTCCTGACATTATCAGGATCCTTCTGCAATTGGTGCCGGGGATTACAGAGAAAACAATACATCATTCAAAACGAGCAGAAATTTTCCACTTAATCAGGACTCAGGTAGGACAGCACTGTCACTGCAATCGCTGCTAACAAAAAAGTCCTTGGCAACAGACAAGTAATCAGCTGCTCTACTGACATCAGCAGAAGATGATCAGTAACAGGATTAGACTCTGACAGGATTCCTCTGGCCTTGCATAGCCTATGGATAAAAGCCCTATCCgttgacaaaattaaaaatttacattttgtatgcCCTCACATCACTGAGCTCACTGGTACTATGTTGGATGGTACTGGTACACTATGCATCAATCTGTTTGGATACAGTAATTCTTATGGGATGTGTCTGTGGGTCAGTGTTTAGGATACAGTACATAAGATAATGTTCTAAAACCTTAATGGCTTAAGCTTTGACACACACGTGTGTGATCTTATATATTGTGATTATTCTGggacatcaaaataaaagacaagaaaaagttTTCTAAAagtaacatgaaaacaaaccaataaaaaaaaaaaaacaggatgaaaTAAAGTAGTACCGAAAGCTGAAACTGCACATTCAGCTAGATATTTAATACCAGcactgaaaaaaaggaaacatcagTCTTGAGatattcattaaaacaaaaggtGCATGTTTAACCTTGGTGGTTCCTGTGGTCCTCCTGCGTGGGACATTGGAGGAGGACGAGCCTGTCTCCCGGCTGAGGCTCCTCTCCTGGCTGCGGCAGTAAGGAATCGGCTGGCCCTGCAGGGTCTTGAAGGACATGGAACCCATGGggtggcaagacactgagcgaGGACAAACAGGCATGGCTACTGTGATGTACGAGGTGGGAGGTTGGCGTGTTTTGAGGAGGGTATAGATCAGGACAGTTTGAGGATTTGTGGGACACCAGTAAGGATTTGATAAGTTGGAGCATGGAGCAAAAGATAATGCAGGAGAGGAAGAAATATAAAGGATGTGAgatgaattaaaaagaaaggcCATGGGTTTGGGAAGACCAATAGAAAAGTGTGAGGAATGAATGTTTggtaaaaacagaagaagaaaaagaaagcattaGTGCTACTGACTGGAGAACTGCCGTTATCATAATGCAACCATCACTTGGGCACTATGTGTTAAGGGAGTTAATTAATGGCACACTTTTAATTGGGCCGGTTATTTGTGTTAaaggttaaagaaaataaacacttaaacCATTAACGTCTGTGGAATGCTGTTATGTAAAGTACAAATTATACAACCATGTTCGTTTCACTTTTTTGCATTAATAGTTTGAGGTGTGTGGACAGAATTGGTGCATTTCCTCCTGTGCAAAAGGTCCCAAGTGTTGGAAGAATTTCTACTCTAAAAAAAGTTACTATTAGCAAAAATGTTGGACCCGGCACCACACACAAGAATTGAGCATcagtaaaagacaaagaaaacacatgcaagaGGTGCATCTTCATAAAGCATTGCACTCTAGACAATACTAtagtgtacaaaaaaaaaaaaaaattagtttctATAGCAACAatagaggaaaagagggaaTACTTCCTGAACAGCTTACcggtgagtgtgagtgtgtgtgtgtttgagagaaagagagagagagctttgaCCGCCTGATACAGGCTGGTGAAGGGCTCTTCAGATGTGTAATGCTTTAAGTCTGGGCAAATCTGATTAGCATCTGAAACACTTTTGgtcaagagagaaaagaaatagcCAAAATACTTTAAGCGCTCTGTGCTGCTAGTGTGATGTCTTTTCATGAACATTCAATGTGTCCCTCAATATGGACCATTAATGGCAGTAGATAGCTGTAAGAGCAACACATGCTTTTTACCCATTTGTTCTCCAGACAGACTCATGGCACTGCAACTTCGGGCCAGGTAGGAGTGCGTCGGCTGCTGCAGGCGGTTCACAATATTGCTCTCCCATGGTGTCAGTGGAAGACGGCGTAGCCCTGAACACATGCATGTGACATTTGAGATTTGATGACTAAAACTATTAACTGCCCACAGATTAGACTAAGCAATCATTCAAAGCAGATTATAAACAATTTATAATTACAGTGTGTTACCCATGCCTTCTCTCCACTGCACATGGTGTAGGTGAGAGCTAGAGTGAAGTTGTAACCATGCACCTACACCTGTATGCAGCAGACTGTTAATTATGAGGAGTAACAAACAGCCTGAAGTGAAGGGCAAACACAGGGAGGAGAGCATTACGGCAAACAGTGCAAAATAAAAGACCTAAACagtattaaaatgtgtctttatgaAGCTTGCTTCAAGAGCCtgatttgcaaaaaacaaaacaaaacaaagaaacgaagaaagagacacaggagTTCATTCAGCAAAACATCCAGCATTACTCGCTCTGATAATGAAGCAAAGTGGAAGGTTGCAGGTTTTAGTGTGGATGGCAAAGATACGACTGGGCTGGAAACTGTACAGACACTCTGATTCTCAGTCAGGATAAAAGTAGCATACAGTGttcccacaaaaacaaaaagattatCCTAGAAAGGATTAGAAAAAGGGGTCAGGCTAgagggggaaaaataaaaaacaatcttgATCCGTCTAATGAAACACACATAAGtgcaaaaacatgcatgcatgcagaTAGACTGTATGTTAGACTGCAGACATATGATTTGATATTTCTACTGTAATATTGTGGATCACATCAGTCTCTAATAGTGCCAGTATTTAAACTATTCTAataatccatttaaaatgtatcagACTCTTAAATCCCTTTAGACATTTacagatatacagtatgaatGCATGAAAATGTGATTGGACTGCATAGCTATAGCTACACATTCATCATCATTCATCTGTTATGTTTTTCAATGAGACAATACACTGTATAGTCATGATTTCTGAACGGTTTCCAGCCCATTATCTTTTTGCTTTGCAGCACAGTGTGTAGCAATAATTATGCAATCTTCAAAAGATTCCCAGAAGAcacctgtgtttttgtggtggGTGGTCTTTCCCTGGTGTAGGAGGGGTTTGGACTGAGCTTTGCTAATGACAGGAGAGGAGGCTGTTCTCATCTGTAAACCTGTCAGCAGTAATGGACAAAATATACTAAAcattagtttgacattttgggattTTTGCTTTCCTACAGAGACTTCGATGAGAGGTTTTGTCTCCCTTAAGTATGAAGCTATGGCCAACACCTTATTTTATAATTAAGGAAACGTGGGTAAACAGCTTTGTCCAACAGTAACAAACAACTGTAAAGCTCACATATTAGCACACTGTATCTTGTTAGTTGATACTATGCAAAAAcccaaatataaaaattattaatgtgcatttacactCTATGCTCGTTGCATATGAACTTGAGGGATTCCTTGTATACAGCTATGAAATATCCTTAAACATACCTTTTCACACATcaacaattttactttttttgacaggtaaaaaaaagtttaaaagtgcTTATATGTGACCTGTAACCTTTGATCTTACGTTAATACAAAATTAAgttaaacaattttaacaatTATAAGTGTTGGTGTATAACTTTCATTTCATTACCTCGGTCCGGTGAGTGTAGGAGTGTGGCAGAGGAGGACGAGAGGCGCTTGGTAATGACAGGGTCTGCATGTTTGGATAAATTCATCGTGGACACTGACCTCCTGTCAGTATCTACAAAGAAGAATCATGATAAAAGCAAATTAATTACTGAGGTGATTAACTTCAtgacagaaagaggagaaagagaccTGTAGACAACAGGAAATGTGAAGTAGATGTCACGCCATATTAACTGTTGGGGGAGGTGGGTGCAATCTTGTGAAATTTCTGCATATGAGATGGAGGCTGTGTTTTGACTCAGCATTGTCACAGTAAATCAGTGCCCCTGCCATAGTAGGTCAGCAGGGTACGGTAGGGtctcttttcttcatcttcatctcttATCCATGAAATTTGaacaatataaacaaatttTAAGTCTAACATTGATCATAAAATGGTGCCTGCATCCCTCAGCAGTTAACGGGACATGGCATAACTTCACACCGAAGAGTTATTCTAGTCTATAAGCTCTGGTTACATCAGattagatattaaaaaaactgtggcaaaaaaTGTTTCTACAGGGAAAAATATTAGACCATGGATTAGTACCAAATGGGTCTTATGTCATCTAAAAATGAAGCTAAAATGATGGGAATGAACAATCCTAGAATGTAACTTCAGGTCACAAACTGAATTGCTACATCCAAATAAGACAACAACTACTAATCATGCCATTCACATTGGCCTACATTTACACTAACTCCAGTGTGTTTAAACAACGCTGTCCAGTTACAGAGCTAAAGCCATCAGTCTAACAGCAGCCTGCTAAGTGACACAGTGCAATAATATTCACAATGAGAGGTCATTCCATATCTGCTGCAGAGACTGAAAGCACTCTGCATGTGCTCCAGTCCAGCAAGGTCGAGTGGACAGAGGAAAGCCGACTCGACAAAACCTGGACCAAAAAGGGAAAGGACAATGgtagagaaacaaaaagcagagaGGAGGTAGCGGGAGATCCCAgagagaaggtggaggagagagagagagaaaacaagtgAGGGAGCGGTTGAGTgttggaaaaagagagagagagagacacagagagaggaaggacaGGGTGTGAGTCAGCAGTAACATCAGAAGGCAGCAGATCTGAAAAGTTCAAATATAAACCTTCCAAAACAATACTGACACGCAGAGGCAGGTAGATGCATTTACACAAGAGATAGACTGTAGGACAATCAGGAGGATGAGACCTGACAGCACTGATACAGGAGGAAAAGTGTCTTCACAATACTAAGAATCGGCAAGTTTCTGTGTCACACGACACCGTAAAGACTGTTTCAGTGTCAGACTTCATGTAGGTTCTGTGTGCACTTCTGCGATGTGTCAGAGTATACCAGCGGGTGTGCTAGGAGTGTTCGTGTGCAGTGCCCCTCCCCACGACCAGCGGTTGGGCTTCTGTCTGGTTTTCTGGCTCTTCTCAAACGTCCGATGCATCactgcctcatgacgagcctttagtcacaaaaaacaacaacggCAGCATCGTCATAGATTCAGCattgggggagaaaaaaaaaaaaaacactggaacaACATTTGCACTAAATGCACACTTTATTATGTTATGCTTATTCTGTAGCCATGAATAAGTATGTTTTGCGTGCAAAATCTAAATACTGATTACCAGTCGGCGTGGTTTCTTTATTTCCGTCtatatttttaaagcttcaaTAAATCCCTAAATCAGAGATTCAAAACAGCCTGTAAGAATTCTTTTTGTgacatgcaaacaaaagagACTAAATCCACATTTCCCTATTGTCTGTCAAAGGGAGTCAGCTTTCGGGggttgtcccttcaggggtcaccacagcacaGTATGTTCTGCACAGTAATTTGGCATGAGtatttacaccggatgcccttcctgccgcaatcctcccattttatccgggaccagcaccaaggtgatCCTTGGTGGCTGGGATGGGCCATcttgtggggtgggattcgaacccacagccttctgtatcccaaccaaATGCTCTACCAATGAGCCACCAGGCATAAAAACTCATCATAATGAGAGAGGAGTTAGCAGGAGAATTCCAACTCCACTGCACTCAAGAGGGAAAAAGCATATCAAAGGTTTACCAGCCTGTCGGCTCTTGGTTTTTATTACcaataataaaactaatgttCATGCTCGGATCTTGTGGTGAcagatgtgtatgtgtacaCTTGTCAGTACCTTgtcctcttcctgtttctgcctaCGTTTCTCCTCCACAGCAGCCcgtctcttctcctcctttatTCTCTGCTCTTCcaactttctcttcctctcctccaggTGCTTCTCATAGTGCTGCCTGGCTCTCTCCTCACGTGCCTGCCACTGGGCCTCTTTGATAGCTGAGgcatagtacacacacacacacacacacacgcttaatGATGTGATGCATTAGTGTGCTCACATGTGCTTACATGTTAAGAAATACGAACCATAATCAAAAAGGGCGTAAAATCTtattcaaaaacacacaaacttatAGCAGCAGTGTGATGGGTCAGCTATGGATTATGTGACTCTAGGCTTGAGCCCTCAACACAAAGCCCCTTAGCTGGTGCAAGAGGTATGACAACTGCACAAtattataaacacaaacacagttcagaaaaataaataaacaaataaaaaaaataggaacACAAACAGGTCATGACTCCCTAAAACCCATCTGTTACAGCCTGTCACTGAGAGAGTCCTAGAaaacacgcacagacacacacttctaAAACCTGCCACACGGCCTGACCCATTATGTAACATGGGTGCTATAGCAACAGGGGGTGCCTGGCTTCAACCTAGACTTTATgtaacaaccaaaaaaaaaacaaaaacaaaaaaaatatagcaTTTTACCACAGCTGCCAACCATAGTCAGTCATGACATGTTTGGGGAAAGATAAAACAAGTCGCAGGATGCAGGACGCCCCCTCACACAGTAACATACTCTCTACTCTCtgtcacacatacaaaataCCCACCgttctgtttttcttgttcCTCCCGGCGCTCACGGGCCAACCTCTGCCTCTCGTCAATCTTGTTGAAGAGCAATGACTCTGCGGCACAAAGTgattaaagaaagtaaaaccaAGGCTTTgttatattgatttttttttttaaatttccctttgtGCAAATGTGACTTACCTGTTTTGGTGGCAGCATTGTTAGTGGGGCTGATGCTGGTGGTGGTGCGACTAGGAGTGGGCGTGGGGATGGGGGTAGGGGTCAGGGTGGGTGTGTAAGTTTGTCCAGAGCCAGAGGAGCTGGGGCGATTGGCTGAAGACGCCCTTCCATCCTCGGATTTGTACTGTGAGAGGGACGCTGggaagaaagacaaacaagaagTGTCAATACCTAATTACTTTGTGAAACAGACGAGACGAGAAAGTacaagagaaacagacagagagaaaaacacagacaattgAAACTGGAAAACAACATGAGTTATATCAATGAAAGATGATTAAAACAACCTACAACCTGACAGTCTGCAAActaaattttagaaatgttacaagtctacaaaacatttctgctgcactgcaggttcccaagagcacagtggaCTCCATTATTCTCAAGTGGCAGATGTTTGTCACAACAAGGACTCTTCCAGTGCTGCTCACCCGGACAAACAGAGCAATCGCAGGAGAAGGGGCTTACTAAGAGAGGTAACCAAGAACCCTATGGTCATTTTGACGGAGCTCCAGAGATGGGACAAAGTGTGGAGATGAGACAAAGTTTCTGAAGGACCACCATCAATGCAGCCCGATCTGGGTTTTATGGCAGAGTGCCTATAACTTTGAAACTTACTGAACAACTTTGGAGAGAATTGAAAATGGTGGTCAGttcccatccaacctgactgaacttcagaggatttgcaaaggagaatgacagaaaattcCCCAGTCCAGGTGTGCAAGGCATGTTGCATCACACCCAAAAGACAcaaggctgtaattgctgccaaaggtgcatACACTGAGCAAAGGGTTTGAATACTAGTACAtgtgatttcagtttttctatttaataaggaaaaaacaaattacatctATATAAATTTATAGACATCTGTTAAATTCTGTGTTacctttgtcattatgggatacTGAGTGTAGATaagtgaagaaaaatgtttttaaacaactgtagcATCAGGATGCAAcataataaaatggaaaaaagtgaaaaggggTCTggatactttctgaatgcactgtatactGTGTTCCCTGTATTCTCAAGCCTTCCCAGTGCGCTGTAGCTTTTGCTCTCAGCGATGTGTTACGTTATTGATTAATAGCACTATAAGGTTAAGTGGAGGCACTTTCAGGTCAACCTCCTGGATACAGTGCTTAACACTGGGCCCTAAGCAGAAACAGATGAGCCAGTTTCAAATGTGATAATAACAATATACATGTCTCTGAGGTCAGGAATCCAAGAACAAACATAATTATGGTAGCAAATATGATACAAACTAATAAGATAATTTGTGTCTTACAACTTAAACTTAGGAAGTTTCATTTAAAGTATGCTGATATGCTCAGCAACTCTTCTGTGTGACTGTGGAGGAGTGAGACACTAGAGTCTCCATAGAGACAGTTCGTCCCAGAAAACTGCTGACCAATTTTATTCAGTTCCCCTAACGAAAACTAAATGAACTAACTAAAAAAGATGGACTTTACGTGAAACAGCACAAGTCACACACCCTGTTGTACATGCctctttcactcacacacacacacacacacacaaccttgcttttctgtttatctgttcACTTGAAAGACATGTTGGCTTGGTAGAATAATTAATGATGCCAGCAGAAGAGGAGCAAAGTACACATCTCCTACTCAGGACTATGATCGgactttacactttaataaatCAAACTCAAGTGCCTTTTCAATTTTAATCTGACAGGTTTAAATTTGCACAACATCTTTAAAAGATATTCAGCTACATCTTAAAGAATTTTGCATTTGACTCATTGCAATATTAAGATAATAGGCTTATAAGATAATGGTATTTACAGTATGATCCTGAGGACCACTGCATTCAGCCATATGTGTGACACAcgtatatattatattaaactaAATTCCAGCTAATTAATTCCAgacaaataaattataaatattcaaTTTTTACCAAAAGATAATGATCTTGAACCACACATTGCTCATCTTACTAAGAAATACAAACAGCATGTTTACTATGtgtgaatgaaaaagaaaaccctTGGGTATTTGCCTCAGCACAGAGATGACTTTATGGACTTTTGAGCGTCcgtacaaagaaaacaaaatgtgaaggcATAATGATTTTCActtatttctgcattttgtgGCATGTGCTTTTAGTGCAACCACACTGAGGTTTTTTTACAGGCTAGACGAAGACATGAAGTCATAGCTGCAGCGGTACTGCATGGCACACAATCTGTGGGACTTCTACAAAAGGTGTGTAAAGTCTACACTACCTCAGATGAACTGGTCTTGATACTGGTTTTATTATGGCTTTTGTTAGAATAGGAAGGCTTGGCTGGGCCAGGTTACAATAATGTCTAGTCTGTGTATTCCCTTCCCTAAAATGATTTTCTTCAAACAAAAGACTGGCTCATTGAGAGAGGATCAAATATTTAACCAGGCTATTATGAATGGCTCTAGAATACAATACCAACATAAACGAGGTGGGATGAACTCTGAATGATAGTTCATGTGCCCATAAATTTGAATAACATTCTCAAAATAAGGAgaactttttgtgtttgtcaggtAACTTCTGGAAAGTGATGAAGTGGACAGAGGCAGAATCTCATTACTTAATTTGACAACAACACTTCACTGAAAAGATCTGCAGAGACTCAGCCACACAATTGAAAAAACGTTGCCTTCCATCATAAAGTCTAGCACAGAAACAATGATGCCGAAGAGaacaagaaagagagacacataACAGGTCAAGAGAAAGACAACATGTCTCTACTAGAATTGTCTATACTgtataaaacacattaacatgtaTATAGTACATTTAGTGTTGAAATGTaatggggcagctgtagctcagttggtaaggcaatcgTCCAGGCAACACGGGgttagtggtttgatccccggtgccggctatatgtcgaattgtttctgggcaagacacttaacccctaacagcccattcccatccccagctgtgcagtgctgttccaagcccggtagaaattggggagggttacatcaggaagggcatccggcttaaaactgtgccaaatcaacatgcggacaatgatccgctgtggtaaccctgaactcacgggataagctgtaaggacaaaaaacaaacaacaaaaaaaaaaaaaaagtgttgaaatGACGTAGGGTCACcgttattcatttttaatttgcttccTATGGTTCCAGTTTGATGTCTACATGAACCGTCCTAaacttcagtttttcttttctgtaataaaatatttctcatgcTGTAGCTGAAAAGCTCCTTCAGATGGCATCACATGGAGGGGTTTTCTGGAGGAGCTGTGTATAAAGTAAACACCCACTCCTACAGAAACGGTGTGTAAATGATTCTTGTGGGAAACTTGGTTCACTGCTGCAGGAAGCagtaatataatacaataatctATAAACTATGTAATTTGAGCCACACTTTTCTTTATCAAAGTATTTGCACCTATGTATGACACTATACAGTTTTTAGTGATAAAGCAAAAAACTGCAGTGGATGTTAAATGATGCCACCACAGAGTTGTGTGTATAAGATGATTCTTGCCCTGTGAGTAGTGTGTGGCTGTTTCATACAATTTACACACAGTCATTATTTCTGGATTCAAAAGGAGCAGAGTGATGACACAAAATAGACAGTACAAACCAGCACTGATATGCATTACATCAAATACTACAACAccctaaaaaaattaaaattcccTGAAATCTAATCTCATTACTAATCCCTTTGTTCATGTGTGTCCCAGTCAGACTGAATAAAACAAGGCCTTATGCAGCAGCTGTGAATATAGACCCAACTTTGCTTTGTATTGCCCCATTTCCCAGACAGAGCCTACCAAATACATAGAAAATAGTGAAGGTCAAAGGGCATCCTCTTGATTTTAGTTTGGCTATACCATTACCATGCAAAGTTAATGACTTcaagaaataaaggtttataaAACAGACTTAACTAAAGACAGGATATATGCTATATTACTTTAGATACAGGGTTAGACAAGTACTGATTTAGAACTGGTGGATAATAAAACCACTCTGTAAGCTCTCAATGTTGCCATGCCCAAAAGTCCCACAAGACCCCTGATTTAGGGGATGCATTTTTATAGTTATGCTGTGGGGAAAGGAACTATggattaataaaaatgtcatatcAGGCTAAATGCCTGatatgacatttttacttttgcaccAACAAATTTATGCATTTAAGCGTGATGATTTCTGGTGCAGTTTTGTCCTCCCAGCTACATTCATCTGCTTTAGAGgtcattaaacaaacaaacctcaAATAGCAGTGAGAGTATTTGCTTGTGTGCACTAGCGTGACAGTTTAAAAGCCTCTGCAAACACCCCAAAGTCAATTTAATTTGGTGTATGTGCTAGCTCCTGGCAATAAACATTAATAGTGCCTCCAAAGATGACTGATCATCATTTGCTACTTTTACACAATTAAGCTAAATTTAAGTAGTTAAAATTCTCTTCTTATTAAAAACAAGTGACCAACCAAGACATTCTCACAGTTTAAAGCAGTAGTAGTCCTAAAGACTTAGGACaagtatatgttttttatgtttggttCTACTGAAGTATTAGAATTAATTTAGAGGTGTTTAAATCCATGTTGGTTGAACAATGTAGGGCGAAACGTGCTCTACACGTGTATCTACACACTGCACTGTGTTTATTCCCTATCCTGCATTCTGTCCAATCTGTGTTGATTTATAAATGAAAGTGCCCATGACTGAGCACAAGTCTTTACCTGGTTTTTGGTTCATGATTTCAAGGTTGTTGATCCCAGGATAGGACCTGTTGAACCCCTGCCTACTGTCCCACTCTGACTAGTCAGATCGGAGGACTAGATTCGACAGTCCTACTTCCTGAAA contains:
- the map7b gene encoding ensconsin isoform X5, with the translated sequence MPEKKGRGQGGGGSGCSWGKWKLKKGGSRSAIPALFTITEEEEGQRRRDVCRRTKKASLSQYKSEDGRASSANRPSSSGSGQTYTPTLTPTPIPTPTPSRTTTSISPTNNAATKTESLLFNKIDERQRLARERREEQEKQNAIKEAQWQAREERARQHYEKHLEERKRKLEEQRIKEEKRRAAVEEKRRQKQEEDKARHEAVMHRTFEKSQKTRQKPNRWSWGGALHTNTPSTPAGFVESAFLCPLDLAGLEHMQSAFSLCSRYGMTSHYTDRRSVSTMNLSKHADPVITKRLSSSSATLLHSPDRGLRRLPLTPWESNIVNRLQQPTHSYLARSCSAMSLSGEQMAMPVCPRSVSCHPMGSMSFKTLQGQPIPYCRSQERSLSRETGSSSSNVPRRRTTGTTKKDPDNVRKSWSNLSLPLAPILSLPPNKRSSSPGKRNIKFTAPSPGRSPQKPAGRPPTPKLLKSPGAEDPGNIRPVRITPQSPRPPTPTRIQQEEKAQVLSPLKPRPQPLGQNKTSAEQTLTTPPAASESVSSPPGQRPSAGTTDPEEASRILTEKRRLAREQREREEEERRLQEEQSRLAKEEMARRKAEERAKREEEIQQQLEERRRKEEEERKAEEEKLQKEREEAESLQKQKEEEESRQREEAERLRKEREKHFQKEEAERLERKKRLEEIMKRTRRSDTAEKKVIPNRNGENSVTPAPSAVTVSPTQNSSSNSHQPDSSPNCSTEPLIHPDQRENGEFEEVIVLPSHSRLSPPEGEEQQQQQEERVPIIAFRENGLLKPLSGIEDISAQQGPDVA
- the map7b gene encoding ensconsin isoform X14; its protein translation is MPEKKGRGQGGGGSGCSWGKWKLKKGGSRSAIPALFTITEEEEGQRRRDVCRRTKKASLSQYKSEDGRASSANRPSSSGSGQTYTPTLTPTPIPTPTPSRTTTSISPTNNAATKTESLLFNKIDERQRLARERREEQEKQNAIKEAQWQAREERARQHYEKHLEERKRKLEEQRIKEEKRRAAVEEKRRQKQEEDKARHEAVMHRTFEKSQKTRQKPNRWSWGGALHTNTPSTPADTDRRSVSTMNLSKHADPVITKRLSSSSATLLHSPDRGLQMRTASSPVISKAQSKPLLHQGKTTHHKNTGLRRLPLTPWESNIVNRLQQPTHSYLARSCSAMSLSGEQMVSCHPMGSMSFKTLQGQPIPYCRSQERSLSRETGSSSSNVPRRRTTGTTKKDPDNVRKSWSNLSLPLAPILSLPPNKRSSSPGKRNIKFTAPSPGRSPQKPAGRPPTPKLLKSPGAEDPGNIRPVRITPQSPRPPTPTRIQQEEKAQVLSPLKPRPQPLGQNKTSAEQTLTTPPAASESVSSPPGQRPSAGTTDPEEASRILTEKRRLAREQREREEEERRLQEEQSRLAKEEMARRKAEERAKREEEIQQQLEERRRKEEEERKAEEEKLQKEREEAESLQKQKEEEESRQREEAERLRKEREKHFQKEEAERLERKKRLEEIMKRTRRSDTAEKKVIPNRNGENSVTPAPSAVTVSPTQNSSSNSHQPDSSPNCSTEPLIHPDQRENGEFEEVIVLPSHSRLSPPEGEEQQQQQEERVPIIAFRENGLLKPLSGIEDISAQQGPDVA